A window of the Artemia franciscana chromosome 21, ASM3288406v1, whole genome shotgun sequence genome harbors these coding sequences:
- the LOC136040690 gene encoding LOW QUALITY PROTEIN: zinc transporter Slc39a7-like (The sequence of the model RefSeq protein was modified relative to this genomic sequence to represent the inferred CDS: substituted 1 base at 1 genomic stop codon): MSVQWINGCDAFDNHGHSNESPSLKYPKDPMSLWIEALGATLLISILPFIILFLIPLGDKDQSHPLLKVLLSFSSGGLXGEAFLHLILHAMITMERAGHGHSQSHDSEHEPHDMSVGLWVISGILTFSIVEKCVHIVKGGHGHSHSETSKIEEKEKEVKAVQIDGNKNSDKNEKDTKNNSDSTENTENPERSIKVAAFLNLAADFTHNFIDGLAIGASFLAGRPIGIISTATVLVHEIPHEISDYAILIKSGCPRRKALFLQLITAFGALSGTVVSLLAEGIDDAATAWILPFTAGWFIYIVSVSVIPEIMVKSSFKQSIFEIIAFIAGVCSNGQL; the protein is encoded by the coding sequence ATGTCTGTGCAATGGATCAATGGATGTGATGCGTTTGACAATCATGGACATAGCAATGAATCTCCTTCATTAAAGTATCCCAAAGACCCTATGAGCCTATGGATTGAGGCACTAGGAGCAACTTTATTAATTAGTATTCTCCCtttcatcattttatttttaataccaCTGGGAGATAAAGACCAGTCTCATCCACTGTTGAAAGTTTTACTCAGTTTTTCATCTGGTGGACTCTAAGGAGAAGCCTTTCTTCATCTTATTCTTCATGCAATGATAACAATGGAGAGGGCAGGACATGGACATTCACAGAGTCATGATTCTGAACATGAGCCTCATGATATGAGTGTTGGATTGTGGGTAATATCTGGCATTTTGACGTTTTCGATAGTTGAAAAATGTGTCCATATTGTAAAAGGAGGACATGGACATTCTCATTCTGAGACGtctaaaattgaagaaaaggaaaaagaagtCAAGGCAGTTCAGATAGATGGAAACAAGAATagtgacaaaaatgaaaaagacacTAAAAATAACAGTGATAGCACAGAAAATACTGAGAATCCAGAAAGGAGCATCAAAGTAGCTGCATTCTTGAATTTGGCAGCAGATTTTACACATAATTTCATTGATGGCTTAGCAATTGGAGCTTCGTTTCTTGCCGGGCGACCAATTGGTATTATTTCAACAGCCACGGTTCTTGTACATGAAATTCCACATGAGATCAGTGACTATGCAATTCTCATCAAATCTGGCTGCCCTAGAAGAAAAGCCTTGTTCTTACAGCTGATTACTGCCTTTGGTGCATTGTCAGGCACCGTTGTTTCTCTTCTTGCTGAAGGAATTGATGATGCTGCTACTGCTTGGATTCTTCCATTTACAGCCGGATGGTTTATTTACATCGTTTCTGTTTCAGTCATTCCAGAAATAATGGTAAAGTCCAGTTTCAAACagtctatttttgaaattatagcTTTTATTGCTGGAGTTTGTTCAAATGGCCAACTTTGA